The Scyliorhinus canicula chromosome 5, sScyCan1.1, whole genome shotgun sequence genome window below encodes:
- the mc4r gene encoding melanocortin receptor 4 — MNSSLYDGLTKAAHPRNQSITGFPSANGSHSADSSSGCYEQLWISTEAFLTLGIISLVANLLVIVAIIKNKNLHSPMYFFICSLAVADMLVSVSNAWETVFIAMIKSRHLTAQDSLIKSMDNVLDSMICTSLLASIWSLLAIAVDRYITIFYALRYHNIVTVRRALMIIAGIWTACTVSGILFIVYSESTTVVICLITMFFTMLALMASLYVHMFMLARLHVKRIAALPGNGAIHQAANMKGAITLTILLGVFVVCWAPFFLHLTLIISCPRNPYCLCFMSHFNMYLILIMCNSVIDPLIYAFRSQEMRKTFQEIICCCNLPGLCDLTNKY; from the coding sequence ATGAATTCCTCGTTGTATGATGGGCTGACCAAGGCGGCGCATCCCAGGAACCAAAGCATTACGGGATTTCCCAGCGCCAATGGCTCGCACAGCGCTGACTCCTCCTCAGGTTGCTATGAGCAACTGTGGATCTCGACGGAGGCCTTCCTCACGCTGGGGATCATCAGCCTTGTGGCAAACCTTTTGGTTATTGTAGCAATCATCAAAAACAAGAACTTGCATTCTCCGATGTACTTCTTCATCTGCAGCTTAGCAGTGGCCGACATGCTGGTGAGTGTGTCGAATGCCTGGGAGACAGTCTTTATCGCTATGATAAAAAGCAGGCACTTAACGGCTCAGGACAGCTTGATCAAAAGTATGGACAATGTGCTTGACTCCATGATCTGTACCTCTCTTCTTGCCTCCATTTGGAGCTTGCTGGCCATCGCTGTTGACCGGTACATCACCATCTTCTACGCCCTGCGCTACCACAACATTGTGACAGTGAGAAGGGCCCTGATGATTATCGCTGGGATCTGGACAGCTTGCACAGTCTCTGGGATTCTGTTCATTGTCTATTCCGAGAGCACCACGGTGGTCATCTGCCTCATCACCATGTTCTTCACCATGCTTGCCCTCATGGCTTCGCTCTACGTTCACATGTTCATGCTGGCCCGCTTGCACGTCAAGCGTATCGCCGCCCTGCCTGGCAATGGTGCCATCCACCAAGCGGCCAACATGAAGGGGGCCATCACGCTGACCATCCTCCTGGGTGTCTTTGTGGTGTGCTGGGCTCCGTTCTTCCTGCACCTCACCCTCATTATCTCCTGCCCACGAAACCCCTACTGCCTCTGCTTTATGTCGCACTTCAACATGTATTTAATCCTCATCATGTGCAACTCCGTGATCGACCCCCTGATCTACGCTTTCCGCAGTCAAGAAATGCGGAAGACGTTCCAGGAGATAATTTGCTGCTGCAATTTACCTGGACTTTGTGACCTGACCAATAAATATTAA